A genomic segment from Helicobacter sp. NHP19-012 encodes:
- the panD gene encoding aspartate 1-decarboxylase: MPLIQALYSKIHRAVVTDANLNYEGSITLGADLLKASKLAPFMKVDILNINNGARFSTYVIEGAGYEVCINGAASRLVQKGDLVIIVAYVSLPLEDLPNHKPHIVFVDHNNAPKKDISC; this comes from the coding sequence ATGCCGCTCATCCAAGCCCTGTATAGCAAAATCCACCGCGCGGTGGTTACGGATGCGAATTTAAATTACGAAGGCTCGATCACTCTAGGCGCGGACTTGTTAAAAGCCTCTAAACTTGCCCCCTTCATGAAGGTGGATATTTTAAACATCAACAACGGAGCGCGCTTTAGCACCTATGTCATTGAGGGCGCGGGCTATGAAGTGTGTATCAATGGGGCGGCAAGCCGCTTAGTGCAAAAGGGCGACCTTGTGATCATTGTCGCCTATGTGTCGCTTCCCTTAGAGGACTTACCAAACCACAAGCCTCACATCGTGTTTGTGGACCACAACAACGCCCCCAAGAAGGATATTTCATGTTAG
- a CDS encoding YbaB/EbfC family nucleoid-associated protein translates to MLDFSQFGGLLSSLQEQIKEMENKSKETTFEAKSGGGLVKVKFNGAGELLDIFIDDGLLEDKEALQIYLMSALNEAYKQVEDARKNAAFGMLGGINPFAK, encoded by the coding sequence ATGTTAGATTTTAGCCAATTTGGCGGTTTGCTCTCCAGCTTGCAAGAGCAGATTAAAGAAATGGAGAACAAGAGCAAGGAAACCACCTTTGAGGCCAAGAGCGGGGGCGGGCTTGTGAAGGTGAAGTTTAATGGGGCGGGCGAGCTCTTAGACATTTTTATAGACGATGGTTTGCTTGAGGATAAAGAAGCCTTGCAAATCTACTTAATGAGCGCGCTTAATGAGGCGTATAAACAAGTGGAGGACGCAAGAAAAAACGCCGCCTTTGGCATGCTCGGGGGGATCAACCCCTTTGCCAAATAG
- a CDS encoding DUF7488 domain-containing protein, protein MPHARKRFLLAFLGLLALFLNALQGYDFSHCEGYYKRASHSGSVSLFWKGGQVSFAHGKLPKGAKILKADPFIGFYLLKTPPTEFAYNLLDIDERAYTHPLASISTDRATPGRIVKRQEGFLDFAKFSTPVAANGVVSNICYQIYGVGVGGGFIEARYIKRFLRQKSPYYGDIGVRVRQRGGVVVESIDPFFPNNPFLEQDKITNINGRNINNVREFEWVVSNLAYQERASVQVLRGGRLRALQVRVDKRYGGFLLPDSFLERFGIRLSPHFVIQTINKSRPHDFKLLHVGDKLVWINRRPIAPAGVSFSAKLAALRRALSHAYMQGRIEMLVLRNGFEFYVRL, encoded by the coding sequence ATGCCCCACGCACGAAAACGCTTTTTGCTTGCTTTTTTAGGGCTATTGGCTCTCTTTTTAAATGCCCTTCAAGGCTATGACTTCTCGCATTGTGAGGGCTATTACAAAAGGGCGAGCCATTCGGGCAGTGTGTCCTTGTTTTGGAAAGGTGGGCAAGTGTCCTTTGCCCATGGCAAACTCCCCAAGGGGGCGAAAATTTTAAAAGCAGACCCCTTCATCGGCTTTTACTTACTCAAAACCCCCCCTACCGAGTTTGCCTACAATCTCTTAGACATCGACGAGCGTGCCTACACCCACCCCTTAGCAAGTATCAGCACAGACAGAGCCACTCCCGGGCGCATTGTCAAACGCCAAGAGGGGTTTTTAGACTTCGCCAAGTTTTCTACCCCTGTGGCGGCTAATGGGGTGGTGAGCAATATTTGCTATCAAATTTATGGTGTAGGGGTGGGCGGGGGTTTTATAGAGGCGCGCTACATCAAACGCTTTTTACGCCAAAAGTCGCCCTATTATGGCGACATCGGGGTGAGGGTGCGCCAAAGGGGGGGCGTGGTGGTCGAGAGCATCGATCCTTTTTTTCCAAACAACCCTTTTTTAGAGCAGGACAAAATCACCAATATCAATGGGCGCAACATCAACAATGTGCGGGAGTTTGAATGGGTGGTGAGTAATTTAGCCTACCAGGAGCGCGCCAGCGTGCAGGTTTTACGGGGGGGGCGTTTGAGGGCTTTACAAGTGAGGGTGGATAAACGCTATGGGGGGTTTTTGTTGCCTGATAGCTTTTTGGAGCGCTTTGGCATCCGGCTAAGCCCACATTTTGTCATCCAAACCATCAACAAGAGCCGCCCCCACGATTTTAAGCTCTTGCATGTGGGCGATAAGCTCGTATGGATCAACCGCAGACCCATAGCCCCCGCCGGCGTGAGCTTTAGTGCCAAGCTTGCCGCTCTGCGCCGCGCTTTAAGCCACGCCTACATGCAGGGGAGGATTGAAATGTTAGTTTTAAGAAATGGATTTGAGTTCTATGTCCGCTTGTGA
- the surE gene encoding 5'/3'-nucleotidase SurE, producing the protein MKPYILLTNDDGYEARGLLVLKEALEPIAEILVVAPKNEKSACGHGVTTTLPLRLEQMGDGYYRVDDGTPTDCVCLALSIAKRPFDLLISGINHGSNMGEDVLYSGTVAGAIEGTIHNIPSIALSQYIKERKLFSQFDFALAKEIALKLVEHCLKEYPLKGRKFLNVNVPQSPHFKGVKITQQGIRLYANNIHCKQDPKGKQYCWMGVNPLRWEEREGTMSDFKALKEGFVSITPITLNMTSYADLEGLQGWFA; encoded by the coding sequence ATGAAGCCTTATATTTTACTCACAAACGATGATGGCTATGAGGCAAGGGGGCTTTTAGTACTCAAGGAGGCGCTAGAACCCATCGCTGAGATCTTGGTGGTCGCCCCTAAAAATGAAAAATCCGCCTGCGGACATGGGGTTACAACCACCCTGCCCTTGCGCTTGGAGCAAATGGGGGATGGGTATTACCGCGTGGACGATGGCACGCCCACAGATTGCGTGTGTTTGGCTTTATCCATTGCCAAACGCCCCTTTGATTTACTCATCTCAGGGATTAACCACGGCTCGAACATGGGCGAGGATGTGCTCTACTCAGGCACCGTTGCCGGGGCGATTGAGGGCACGATCCACAATATCCCCTCCATCGCCTTGTCGCAATACATCAAAGAGCGCAAACTCTTTAGCCAATTTGATTTTGCCCTAGCTAAAGAAATTGCCTTAAAACTTGTAGAGCATTGCTTAAAAGAATACCCCCTAAAGGGGCGTAAGTTTTTAAATGTCAATGTCCCCCAAAGCCCGCATTTTAAGGGGGTGAAAATCACACAGCAGGGCATCCGCTTGTATGCCAACAATATCCACTGCAAGCAAGATCCCAAGGGCAAGCAGTATTGCTGGATGGGGGTCAATCCCTTGCGTTGGGAGGAAAGAGAGGGGACAATGAGCGATTTTAAAGCCCTAAAAGAGGGCTTTGTGTCCATCACACCCATCACGCTGAACATGACAAGTTACGCCGATTTAGAGGGTTTGCAAGGCTGGTTTGCCTAA
- a CDS encoding 6-pyruvoyl trahydropterin synthase family protein: protein MQIRRLFNFCASHIVRNCTSRRCATSIHGHNYQVEVFLKAHKLDRAGMALDFGIFKNEIASFVDAFDHAHHFWDKEAVGFQSFIMDTCERHVKLSFNPSAEHYALMFHLFISAILEATELHNNEAVKVCSVRVHETSYGYAQSEAEDLSNPDLMGAISLEGVVFSPAVLKDMPNPKLLEQLLNYHQAKENAQVMPKKPFSSPLPLAQI, encoded by the coding sequence ATGCAAATCCGCCGTTTGTTTAACTTCTGTGCGAGCCACATCGTGCGTAACTGCACTTCTAGGCGGTGCGCCACGAGCATACACGGACATAACTACCAAGTGGAAGTCTTTTTAAAAGCACACAAGCTAGACAGAGCGGGCATGGCCTTAGATTTTGGGATTTTTAAAAATGAAATCGCCAGCTTCGTTGACGCATTTGACCACGCCCACCATTTTTGGGACAAAGAAGCCGTAGGCTTCCAAAGTTTTATCATGGACACTTGCGAACGCCATGTGAAACTAAGCTTTAACCCAAGTGCCGAGCATTACGCTTTAATGTTCCACCTTTTCATCAGCGCGATTTTAGAGGCAACAGAACTACATAACAACGAGGCGGTGAAAGTCTGCTCTGTGAGAGTGCATGAAACCAGCTATGGCTACGCCCAAAGTGAGGCAGAGGATTTAAGTAACCCCGACTTAATGGGGGCAATCTCTTTAGAGGGCGTGGTGTTTTCCCCCGCCGTTTTAAAAGACATGCCAAATCCAAAACTCTTAGAGCAGCTTTTAAATTACCACCAAGCCAAAGAAAACGCCCAAGTCATGCCTAAAAAACCCTTCTCTAGCCCCCTACCCCTAGCCCAAATATGA
- a CDS encoding 7-carboxy-7-deazaguanine synthase QueE, whose protein sequence is MSLPLVEIFYSLQGEGSCVGQPSVFIRLGGCNFKCVGFGVKANIEGQELVGCDSIYAVRPNSKWQYLKSAKELLDKLPAFNSKHLPLIVLTGGEPSLHFKNPILLEALQILQTKGHELWVESNGSVLFDFSPPLDSLHFTLSPKLAFSGEQTPLKPLQHILDNALEVVFKFVLKSPEDIQEVQALLKRLHFKKPPLVYLMPLATDQESLQEGLESLVAVCLAHGYSLGQRLHIQLWGNTPGR, encoded by the coding sequence ATGAGCCTACCCCTAGTAGAAATCTTTTACAGCTTGCAGGGCGAGGGCTCTTGTGTGGGGCAACCGAGTGTGTTTATCCGCTTAGGGGGGTGCAATTTTAAATGCGTGGGCTTTGGAGTGAAGGCAAATATTGAGGGGCAAGAGCTTGTGGGCTGTGATAGTATCTACGCTGTGCGCCCCAATTCTAAATGGCAATATCTAAAGAGTGCCAAAGAGCTTTTAGACAAACTCCCCGCCTTTAACTCTAAACACTTGCCTTTAATCGTGCTCACCGGGGGTGAGCCAAGCCTGCATTTTAAAAACCCTATTTTGCTAGAGGCGTTGCAAATTTTGCAGACAAAAGGGCATGAACTTTGGGTTGAGAGTAATGGGAGTGTGTTGTTTGACTTTAGCCCGCCCTTAGATTCTCTGCACTTTACCCTAAGCCCCAAGTTGGCCTTTAGTGGCGAGCAAACCCCCCTAAAGCCCTTGCAACACATCTTAGACAACGCCCTAGAAGTGGTGTTTAAATTCGTGCTAAAAAGCCCTGAAGATATACAAGAAGTGCAAGCCTTGCTAAAAAGGTTGCATTTTAAAAAGCCCCCCTTAGTCTATCTCATGCCCCTAGCCACAGATCAAGAGAGCTTACAAGAGGGTTTAGAGAGTTTAGTGGCCGTGTGTTTAGCGCATGGCTACTCTTTAGGCCAAAGGCTACACATACAGCTTTGGGGCAACACACCGGGGCGCTAA